The following coding sequences lie in one Novipirellula aureliae genomic window:
- a CDS encoding right-handed parallel beta-helix repeat-containing protein, with amino-acid sequence MRNFRRESFEMGMKFEGFNWRSLSVAVVLFFSVLLQSAWAATTMLYVSPDGNDQWSGQYADPKAGDGPLATLDAARLKVRQMKAARPEDSFEVQVRGGEYELRETVVFGPEDSGSRGASVVYKAYAGETPVFTGGIPISNWKKCTKNPVGVAQEAKGKLWVAEIPDAKKLNWSIKSLYDGDRLLQRATSGELMRARHARDNDYNMQGKKIWRELGYEGEPVAPFDRDIYFKGNDMRAWENVADIEIVLRDRRWIYNLLPLKKVDAQKKVAWTAVDPTYQPLSPSRYWVENAIDYLDAPGEWVFNSEEGRLYIWPKNDINKMNVIAPYLQEFIRVEGEEDGHLATFIGFEGLTFKHGLRDTWVEGDKGLQHDWEMYDKGNAVLRFLHAEDCMVNQCQFIASSGTGIRLDLHCQRITVSSNLLRNLGGNGILLSGYGPGTKDVNKNNVVTNNYIHNIGELYWHSAGIFITQSGHNQVTHNTICDVPYNGLVISGCRPHEFYIVKRIPFRRAWMSTIRVEECEPYTLKGLKAEWQTPIEHFLPLLHARENLISMNDISRTLQKLGDGNAIYLSAMGENNRLERNYLHDNYHTAGTIRLDDNPSYTIIKENVLTEADRGIGIKGPCEMVNNFIFTDMFMRGDVTTSSKVKKGTKSERNIYFPPADSKEKRGYFLYGDGKKDVPYHSKLPLMENSIYFSLSKAKPFVPATGLGTDLVSGNNVNPGKDAVKLLYADPMFDEDAMKQKIFRFKKGSPAIALGIQPIDLSTVGSTLAE; translated from the coding sequence ATGAGAAATTTTAGACGTGAATCATTTGAGATGGGGATGAAATTTGAAGGATTTAATTGGCGTTCTCTGAGTGTCGCAGTGGTTTTGTTTTTCAGCGTGCTGCTACAGTCCGCCTGGGCTGCTACAACGATGCTCTATGTTTCGCCGGACGGGAATGATCAGTGGTCCGGTCAATACGCTGATCCGAAGGCCGGCGATGGTCCGCTGGCCACGCTGGATGCCGCCCGGCTGAAGGTTCGCCAGATGAAGGCGGCACGTCCTGAAGATTCCTTCGAGGTTCAGGTTCGGGGCGGAGAATATGAACTCAGGGAAACCGTTGTCTTCGGTCCCGAAGATTCCGGTAGTCGAGGGGCTTCGGTTGTTTATAAAGCCTACGCCGGCGAAACGCCGGTATTTACGGGTGGTATACCTATCAGCAACTGGAAAAAATGTACCAAGAATCCGGTCGGGGTTGCGCAGGAAGCGAAAGGAAAACTCTGGGTGGCCGAAATTCCCGATGCTAAAAAGTTGAATTGGTCGATCAAATCGCTTTATGACGGCGACAGATTGCTCCAGCGAGCTACTTCGGGAGAGTTGATGCGAGCAAGGCACGCACGCGATAACGACTACAATATGCAGGGCAAGAAGATCTGGCGTGAATTGGGCTATGAAGGGGAGCCGGTGGCGCCGTTCGATCGTGATATCTATTTCAAGGGAAATGATATGCGGGCCTGGGAAAATGTTGCTGATATTGAAATCGTGCTACGCGATCGGCGTTGGATCTATAATCTTCTTCCGTTGAAGAAGGTTGATGCACAAAAAAAAGTGGCTTGGACGGCCGTTGATCCAACGTATCAACCTCTGTCACCCTCAAGGTATTGGGTGGAAAATGCGATCGATTATCTGGATGCGCCGGGCGAATGGGTCTTCAATAGCGAAGAGGGACGCCTTTATATCTGGCCGAAAAACGACATCAATAAGATGAATGTTATTGCTCCCTATCTTCAGGAATTTATTCGTGTTGAGGGAGAAGAGGATGGACATCTTGCAACGTTTATTGGTTTCGAGGGACTGACCTTTAAGCACGGCCTTCGCGATACCTGGGTTGAAGGCGACAAGGGGCTTCAGCACGACTGGGAAATGTACGACAAAGGAAATGCCGTTCTTCGGTTCCTGCATGCGGAAGACTGCATGGTCAATCAATGTCAGTTTATCGCCAGCAGTGGAACCGGTATCCGGTTGGACTTGCATTGTCAGCGAATCACCGTTTCGAGCAATCTGCTGAGAAATCTCGGGGGCAATGGAATTCTCCTTAGCGGGTACGGTCCCGGCACAAAAGATGTGAACAAAAACAATGTGGTGACCAATAATTACATCCACAATATCGGGGAACTCTATTGGCATTCAGCGGGTATTTTTATCACCCAGAGTGGACATAACCAGGTTACCCATAACACGATCTGCGATGTGCCTTACAACGGATTGGTGATCAGTGGCTGTAGACCGCATGAGTTTTATATCGTGAAGCGTATTCCGTTCCGCCGAGCCTGGATGAGCACCATTCGGGTAGAGGAGTGCGAGCCCTATACGCTGAAGGGGTTGAAAGCAGAATGGCAAACCCCGATTGAACATTTTCTGCCCCTGCTTCATGCGCGCGAAAATTTGATCAGCATGAATGACATTTCCCGGACCCTGCAGAAGTTGGGGGATGGAAATGCAATCTACTTATCGGCAATGGGCGAGAATAATCGACTGGAACGTAACTACCTTCACGACAACTATCACACGGCCGGTACCATTCGGTTGGACGACAATCCTAGTTATACGATCATTAAAGAAAACGTTCTTACAGAAGCGGACCGGGGGATCGGAATCAAAGGCCCCTGTGAGATGGTGAACAACTTTATTTTCACGGATATGTTCATGCGTGGAGATGTGACAACAAGTTCCAAGGTAAAGAAGGGGACGAAAAGCGAGCGGAATATTTACTTCCCTCCGGCAGATTCGAAGGAGAAAAGGGGCTACTTCCTTTACGGGGATGGAAAAAAAGACGTTCCATATCATAGCAAACTACCCCTGATGGAAAACTCGATCTACTTCTCGCTAAGCAAGGCCAAGCCATTCGTGCCGGCCACGGGACTCGGAACCGACCTGGTGAGTGGTAACAACGTTAATCCAGGGAAAGATGCAGTGAAGCTACTCTACGCGGATCCGATGTTTGATGAGGACGCCATGAAACAAAAAATATTCCGTTTCAAAAAAGGCTCTCCGGCGATTGCGTTGGGAATTCAACCGATCGATCTGAGTACTGTGGGGTCAACGCTTGCCGAGTAG